A DNA window from Pseudomonas sp. B21-056 contains the following coding sequences:
- the folM gene encoding dihydromonapterin reductase: MPSIDAPILLTGAAQRVGLHCARRLLEEGHPVIVTYRTERPGVQTLRDLGATALFADFSNEAGILAFIEQLKQHTDRLRAIVHNASAWLVETPGDESAAFNAMFGVHMLAPYLINLHCAELLQRSAPADIVHISDDVTRKGSSKHIAYCATKAGLDSLTLSFAAKFAPTIKVNGIAPALLLFKAEDDATYRAKTLAKSALGIEPGSEVIYQSLRYLLDNPYVTGTTLTVNGGRHVK, encoded by the coding sequence CCGGCGATTGCTGGAAGAGGGTCATCCGGTGATCGTCACTTATCGCACCGAGCGTCCAGGTGTACAGACGCTCCGGGATCTGGGGGCGACCGCGCTGTTTGCCGATTTTTCCAACGAAGCCGGGATCCTGGCCTTTATCGAACAGCTCAAGCAGCACACCGACCGGTTGCGGGCCATCGTGCACAACGCCTCGGCGTGGCTGGTCGAAACACCGGGCGATGAATCGGCGGCCTTCAATGCCATGTTCGGCGTGCACATGCTGGCACCGTATCTGATCAACCTGCATTGCGCCGAACTGCTGCAGCGCTCAGCCCCTGCGGATATCGTGCATATCAGCGACGATGTAACCCGCAAGGGCAGCAGCAAGCACATCGCCTATTGCGCCACCAAGGCCGGACTGGACAGCCTGACCCTGTCGTTCGCGGCGAAGTTCGCACCGACCATCAAGGTCAACGGCATCGCGCCGGCCCTGCTACTGTTCAAAGCCGAAGACGACGCGACTTATCGCGCCAAGACCCTGGCCAAGTCGGCGTTAGGCATCGAACCCGGTAGCGAAGTCATCTACCAGAGCCTGCGGTATCTGCTGGACAACCCCTATGTCACCGGCACGACCCTGACCGTCAACGGCGGACGGCACGTCAAATAG